One genomic region from Epinephelus moara isolate mb chromosome 8, YSFRI_EMoa_1.0, whole genome shotgun sequence encodes:
- the smtnb gene encoding smoothelin isoform X2, with product MSVESYSALDESSLRALLDGTVDLDERRLIRSAIRELRRREIEDMEAALASKRFRPTRLKQQEDKENQHRSESSDNLDVLSRKLQSIQDIDELTKMLRAASEYEERKMIRAAIRQVRDEQQQGTVERGKALGRCGEPESVEPQSTMGTGETERESHSERIRSQIREFSGQQTQQSRELQRIGSNSGMVLVLDHLVKDDGPGPLLIQPQREAVTTEPDLVLSHRQRSDSSASDRSGASVRSRSNLDSAASEKSVGSAYRARLDSGASDRSQSPSQRSRRGSGASERSVSSLTHVRQRLGSDVSDSGARPRLGSGASDSVGVLSRKRTDSGTSDQSVSMSSEERGPAEEAEVATSGSTCSTDSESESRNQGPANTQAQSNQDRIIDQEQPDGAFLSRRDPANGLLNGSAKVKNDFQKQTMTGNSALPLTHDKGKDSAPEKKDVILEQFNRTNSVRDRMRKFTEPSQSPNVPSLKKTPLRNGTTSGSSGQTNLSRAAELFTHTTASLSTSGDRPARPRVDSTSHTSAASQSQATPQPGGGPNKPLSSAGQWQNSMGGMRHPAEKDEHASSNSKEDGTPVRAAGQQVTQGEADPDMKTFLTIEIKDGRTTTSSTSSTRGNIVPITNMAPRITTNALGQRAELTLGLRATPFKISSSSLSSGSSIKMETEPVVASEPVYSAGPSAQVVCNVPAIPNGSSTQTKTDERSGKLTAEQLAAIEDEELLDKMLDESKDFEERKMIRAAMRDLRKRKREAMLGCTQEEIDQREKERETRLQELRQQREERTQKGRTGVGAGEVVMRKVEKSADGSSHSQVTKTDRFASSDDGSRSTRSTVVEASYVQKTDRGTVQSKSYSYSSSTSSSSSSNTSKKVGSVFDREDDTSSRSGSSGLAAVERRQAERRKELMRAQTLPKTSAMQARKAMIEKLEKEGGGPGNQAVAKVNKVQRSTSFGVPNANSIKQMLLDWCRAKTRSYEHVDIQNFSSSWSNGMAFCALVHNFFPESFDYSSLSPSNRRQNFEVAFSTAEKLVDCPQLLDVDDMVKMREPDWKCVYTYLQEFYRGLVTKGLVKTKNSS from the exons CTGGATGGAACCGTGGATCTGGACGAGAGACGCCTCATCCGTTCAGCCATCCGGGAGTTGAGGAGGAGGGAGATTGAGGACATGGAGGCCGCTCTGGCCAGCAAGAGATTTCGACCCACACGCCTCAAACAGCAGGAAGACAAGGAGAACCAGCACAG gtCTGAATCCAGCGACAACTTGGACGTGCTGTCACGAAAACTGCAATCAATCCAGGACATCGATGAGCTCACGAAAATG cTCCGTGCTGCCAGTGAGtatgaggagaggaagatgatCAGAGCAGCCATCCGTCAAGTCCGAGATGAACAGCAGCAAG GGACTGTGGAGCGGGGTAAAGCTCTGGGTCGCTGTGGGGAGCCTGAGAGTGTGGAGCCTCAGAGCACCATGGGAACCGGG GAGACAGAGCGGGAGAGTCACAGTGAGCGTATCAGATCTCAGATCCGGGAGTTTAGCGGCCAGCAGACACAACAaagcagagagctgcagaggatAG GCTCCAACTCAGGCATGGTGTTGGTTCTTGATCACCTGGTGAAGGACGATGGCCCCGGACCTCTGCTGATCCAGCCTCAGAGAGAGGCTGTGACCACGGAGCCGGACCTGGTCCTGTCTCATCGTCAAAGGTCTGACTCCTCAGCTTCAGACCGCAGTGGGGCCTCTGTGCGTTCTAGGTCCAATCTGGATTCTGCGGCCTCAGAGAAGAGCGTGGGCTCAGCCTACAGAGCCCGGCTGGACTCTGGAGCTTCAGACAGAAGCCAGAGTCCCTCTCAGCGCAGTCGGCGAGGCTCTGGGGCATCAGAACGAAGCGTCAGCTCCCTGACCCATGTCAGACAGAGACTGGGTTCAGATGTCTCCGATTCTGGCGCCAGGCCCCGTTTGGGCTCCGGGGCTTCAGACAGCGTTGGTGTGTTGTCAAGGAAACGGACTGACTCTGGGACATCTGACCAAAGTGTAAGTATGTCCTCTGAGGAGAGAGGTCCAGCTGAGGAGGCGGAGGTCGCTACAAGTGGGTCAACTTGCAGCACAGATTCAGAATCCGAGAGCAGAAACCAAGGTCCAGCCAACACTCAGGCTCAGTCCAACCAGGACCGCATCATTGACCAGGAGCAGCCGGATGGGGCCTTTTTATCCCGGAGAGATCCTGCAAATGGACTGCTCAACGGCAGCGCCAAGGTAAAGAACGACTTCCAGAAACAAACG aTGACAGGTAACAGTGCCCTGCCCCTTACTCATGACAAAGGAAAGGACTCTG CACCTGAGAAGAAAGATGTAATATTGGAACAGTTCAACCGCACCAACTCTGTGCGGGATCGAATGCGCAAGTTCACGGAGCCCAGCCAGAGCCCAAATGTCCCAAGTTTGAAGAAAACTCCTCTGAGGAACGGGACCACCTCCGGCAGCAGTGGCCAGACGAATCTCTCCAGAGCGGCTGAGCTGtttacacacacaacagcaTCCCTCAGCACATCTGGAGACAGGCCAGCAAGGCCACGTGTGGACTCCACATCTCACACCTCTGCCGCATCCCAAAGTCAGGCCACACCTCAACCGGGAGGCGGGCCTAACAAACCTCTGTCCTCAGCTGGCCAATGGCAGAACTCCATGGGTGGGATGAGGCATCCAGCTGAAAAAGATGAGCATGCCTCCAGCAACTCAAAGGAAGACGGGACCCCAGTGAGAGCAGCTGGACAGCAGGTCACCCAGGGAGAGGCAGACCCGGACATGAAGACTTTCCTCACCATCGAGATCAAGGATGGGcgcaccaccacctcctccacatCCTCCACTCGGGGCAACATCGTACCCATCACCAACATGGCACCACGCATCACCACTAATGCTCTGGGACAGCGAGCAG agctgaccCTTGGCCTCAGAGCTACACCGTTCAAGATCTCTTCATCGAGCCTCTCCTCTGGATCCTCCATCAAG atggagacagagcCCGTTGTGGCCTCAGAGCCGGTGTATTCAGCTGGACCGTCTGCCCAGGTGGTGTGTAATGTCCCCGCCATCCCCAACGGCTCCAGCACTCAGACCAAAACAGATGAGCGCTCCGGAAAACTGACTGCCGAACAGCTGGCTGCTATCGAGGATGAGGAGCTCCTCGATAAAATG CTCGATGAGTCAAAAGACTttgaggagaggaagatgatCCGTGCGGCCATGAGAGACCTTcgcaagagaaagagag AGGCCATGTTGGGATGTACTCAGGAGGAAATAG ACCAAAGAGAAAAGGAGCGCGAGACACGTCTGCAGGAGCTCCGGCAGCAGAGGGAAGAGCGAACACAGAAAGGCCGCACTGGGGTCGGAGCAGGAGAGGTGGTGATGAGGAAAGTGGAGAAGTCCGCGGATGGCTCTAGCCACAGCCAAGTCACCAAGACAGACCGCTTCGCTTCATCTg atGATGGGAGCAGATCAACACGCAGCACTGTCGTCGAGGCCAGTTATGTGCAGAAAACAGACA GAGGGACAGTCCAGTCAAAGTCATACAGCTACAGCTCTTCcacatcatcctcctcctcctccaacacAAGCAAAAAAGTGGGCAG TGTTTTTGATCGGGAAGACGACACATCGTCTCGCAGTGGCAGCAGCGGGCTGGCCGCAGTGGAGCGAAGGCAGGCAGAGCGGCGCAAGGAGTTAATGAGGGCACAGACACTGCCGAAGACCTCTGCCATGCAGGCCCGCAAAGCCATGATAGAGAAGCTGGAGAAGGAGGGAGGCGG cCCTGGAAATCAGGCGGTGGCCAAGGTAAACAAGGTCCAGCGTTCCACCAGCTTTGGTGTACCCAACGCGAACTCCATCAAGCAGATGCTGCTCGACTGGTGCCGTGCCAAGACCCGCTCTTATGAG CACGTCGACATTCAGAACTTTTCATCCAGCTGGAGTAACGGCATGGCATTTTGTGCCCTGGTGCACAACTTTTTCCCTGAATCCTTTGACTACAGCTCTCTGAGCCCGAGCAACCGCAGGCAAAACTTTGAGGTGGCCTTCAGCACTGCAGA GAAACTAGTGGACTGTCCCCAGCTGTTGGATGTGGACGACATGGTGAAGATGCGCGAGCCAGATTGGAAGTGTGTGTATACGTACCTGCAGGAGTTCTACAGGGGTCTGGTGACGAAGGGCCTGGTTAAAACCAAAAACTCCTCCTAG
- the smtnb gene encoding smoothelin isoform X1, whose translation MSVESYSALDESSLRALLDGTVDLDERRLIRSAIRELRRREIEDMEAALASKRFRPTRLKQQEDKENQHRSESSDNLDVLSRKLQSIQDIDELTKMLRAASEYEERKMIRAAIRQVRDEQQQGTVERGKALGRCGEPESVEPQSTMGTGETERESHSERIRSQIREFSGQQTQQSRELQRIGSNSGMVLVLDHLVKDDGPGPLLIQPQREAVTTEPDLVLSHRQRSDSSASDRSGASVRSRSNLDSAASEKSVGSAYRARLDSGASDRSQSPSQRSRRGSGASERSVSSLTHVRQRLGSDVSDSGARPRLGSGASDSVGVLSRKRTDSGTSDQSVSMSSEERGPAEEAEVATSGSTCSTDSESESRNQGPANTQAQSNQDRIIDQEQPDGAFLSRRDPANGLLNGSAKVKNDFQKQTMTGNSALPLTHDKGKDSAPEKKDVILEQFNRTNSVRDRMRKFTEPSQSPNVPSLKKTPLRNGTTSGSSGQTNLSRAAELFTHTTASLSTSGDRPARPRVDSTSHTSAASQSQATPQPGGGPNKPLSSAGQWQNSMGGMRHPAEKDEHASSNSKEDGTPVRAAGQQVTQGEADPDMKTFLTIEIKDGRTTTSSTSSTRGNIVPITNMAPRITTNALGQRAELTLGLRATPFKISSSSLSSGSSIKMETEPVVASEPVYSAGPSAQVVCNVPAIPNGSSTQTKTDERSGKLTAEQLAAIEDEELLDKMLDESKDFEERKMIRAAMRDLRKRKREAMLGCTQEEIGIADQREKERETRLQELRQQREERTQKGRTGVGAGEVVMRKVEKSADGSSHSQVTKTDRFASSDDGSRSTRSTVVEASYVQKTDRGTVQSKSYSYSSSTSSSSSSNTSKKVGSVFDREDDTSSRSGSSGLAAVERRQAERRKELMRAQTLPKTSAMQARKAMIEKLEKEGGGPGNQAVAKVNKVQRSTSFGVPNANSIKQMLLDWCRAKTRSYEHVDIQNFSSSWSNGMAFCALVHNFFPESFDYSSLSPSNRRQNFEVAFSTAEKLVDCPQLLDVDDMVKMREPDWKCVYTYLQEFYRGLVTKGLVKTKNSS comes from the exons CTGGATGGAACCGTGGATCTGGACGAGAGACGCCTCATCCGTTCAGCCATCCGGGAGTTGAGGAGGAGGGAGATTGAGGACATGGAGGCCGCTCTGGCCAGCAAGAGATTTCGACCCACACGCCTCAAACAGCAGGAAGACAAGGAGAACCAGCACAG gtCTGAATCCAGCGACAACTTGGACGTGCTGTCACGAAAACTGCAATCAATCCAGGACATCGATGAGCTCACGAAAATG cTCCGTGCTGCCAGTGAGtatgaggagaggaagatgatCAGAGCAGCCATCCGTCAAGTCCGAGATGAACAGCAGCAAG GGACTGTGGAGCGGGGTAAAGCTCTGGGTCGCTGTGGGGAGCCTGAGAGTGTGGAGCCTCAGAGCACCATGGGAACCGGG GAGACAGAGCGGGAGAGTCACAGTGAGCGTATCAGATCTCAGATCCGGGAGTTTAGCGGCCAGCAGACACAACAaagcagagagctgcagaggatAG GCTCCAACTCAGGCATGGTGTTGGTTCTTGATCACCTGGTGAAGGACGATGGCCCCGGACCTCTGCTGATCCAGCCTCAGAGAGAGGCTGTGACCACGGAGCCGGACCTGGTCCTGTCTCATCGTCAAAGGTCTGACTCCTCAGCTTCAGACCGCAGTGGGGCCTCTGTGCGTTCTAGGTCCAATCTGGATTCTGCGGCCTCAGAGAAGAGCGTGGGCTCAGCCTACAGAGCCCGGCTGGACTCTGGAGCTTCAGACAGAAGCCAGAGTCCCTCTCAGCGCAGTCGGCGAGGCTCTGGGGCATCAGAACGAAGCGTCAGCTCCCTGACCCATGTCAGACAGAGACTGGGTTCAGATGTCTCCGATTCTGGCGCCAGGCCCCGTTTGGGCTCCGGGGCTTCAGACAGCGTTGGTGTGTTGTCAAGGAAACGGACTGACTCTGGGACATCTGACCAAAGTGTAAGTATGTCCTCTGAGGAGAGAGGTCCAGCTGAGGAGGCGGAGGTCGCTACAAGTGGGTCAACTTGCAGCACAGATTCAGAATCCGAGAGCAGAAACCAAGGTCCAGCCAACACTCAGGCTCAGTCCAACCAGGACCGCATCATTGACCAGGAGCAGCCGGATGGGGCCTTTTTATCCCGGAGAGATCCTGCAAATGGACTGCTCAACGGCAGCGCCAAGGTAAAGAACGACTTCCAGAAACAAACG aTGACAGGTAACAGTGCCCTGCCCCTTACTCATGACAAAGGAAAGGACTCTG CACCTGAGAAGAAAGATGTAATATTGGAACAGTTCAACCGCACCAACTCTGTGCGGGATCGAATGCGCAAGTTCACGGAGCCCAGCCAGAGCCCAAATGTCCCAAGTTTGAAGAAAACTCCTCTGAGGAACGGGACCACCTCCGGCAGCAGTGGCCAGACGAATCTCTCCAGAGCGGCTGAGCTGtttacacacacaacagcaTCCCTCAGCACATCTGGAGACAGGCCAGCAAGGCCACGTGTGGACTCCACATCTCACACCTCTGCCGCATCCCAAAGTCAGGCCACACCTCAACCGGGAGGCGGGCCTAACAAACCTCTGTCCTCAGCTGGCCAATGGCAGAACTCCATGGGTGGGATGAGGCATCCAGCTGAAAAAGATGAGCATGCCTCCAGCAACTCAAAGGAAGACGGGACCCCAGTGAGAGCAGCTGGACAGCAGGTCACCCAGGGAGAGGCAGACCCGGACATGAAGACTTTCCTCACCATCGAGATCAAGGATGGGcgcaccaccacctcctccacatCCTCCACTCGGGGCAACATCGTACCCATCACCAACATGGCACCACGCATCACCACTAATGCTCTGGGACAGCGAGCAG agctgaccCTTGGCCTCAGAGCTACACCGTTCAAGATCTCTTCATCGAGCCTCTCCTCTGGATCCTCCATCAAG atggagacagagcCCGTTGTGGCCTCAGAGCCGGTGTATTCAGCTGGACCGTCTGCCCAGGTGGTGTGTAATGTCCCCGCCATCCCCAACGGCTCCAGCACTCAGACCAAAACAGATGAGCGCTCCGGAAAACTGACTGCCGAACAGCTGGCTGCTATCGAGGATGAGGAGCTCCTCGATAAAATG CTCGATGAGTCAAAAGACTttgaggagaggaagatgatCCGTGCGGCCATGAGAGACCTTcgcaagagaaagagag AGGCCATGTTGGGATGTACTCAGGAGGAAATAGGTATTGCAG ACCAAAGAGAAAAGGAGCGCGAGACACGTCTGCAGGAGCTCCGGCAGCAGAGGGAAGAGCGAACACAGAAAGGCCGCACTGGGGTCGGAGCAGGAGAGGTGGTGATGAGGAAAGTGGAGAAGTCCGCGGATGGCTCTAGCCACAGCCAAGTCACCAAGACAGACCGCTTCGCTTCATCTg atGATGGGAGCAGATCAACACGCAGCACTGTCGTCGAGGCCAGTTATGTGCAGAAAACAGACA GAGGGACAGTCCAGTCAAAGTCATACAGCTACAGCTCTTCcacatcatcctcctcctcctccaacacAAGCAAAAAAGTGGGCAG TGTTTTTGATCGGGAAGACGACACATCGTCTCGCAGTGGCAGCAGCGGGCTGGCCGCAGTGGAGCGAAGGCAGGCAGAGCGGCGCAAGGAGTTAATGAGGGCACAGACACTGCCGAAGACCTCTGCCATGCAGGCCCGCAAAGCCATGATAGAGAAGCTGGAGAAGGAGGGAGGCGG cCCTGGAAATCAGGCGGTGGCCAAGGTAAACAAGGTCCAGCGTTCCACCAGCTTTGGTGTACCCAACGCGAACTCCATCAAGCAGATGCTGCTCGACTGGTGCCGTGCCAAGACCCGCTCTTATGAG CACGTCGACATTCAGAACTTTTCATCCAGCTGGAGTAACGGCATGGCATTTTGTGCCCTGGTGCACAACTTTTTCCCTGAATCCTTTGACTACAGCTCTCTGAGCCCGAGCAACCGCAGGCAAAACTTTGAGGTGGCCTTCAGCACTGCAGA GAAACTAGTGGACTGTCCCCAGCTGTTGGATGTGGACGACATGGTGAAGATGCGCGAGCCAGATTGGAAGTGTGTGTATACGTACCTGCAGGAGTTCTACAGGGGTCTGGTGACGAAGGGCCTGGTTAAAACCAAAAACTCCTCCTAG
- the smtnb gene encoding smoothelin isoform X4 encodes MSVESYSALDESSLRALLDGTVDLDERRLIRSAIRELRRREIEDMEAALASKRFRPTRLKQQEDKENQHRSESSDNLDVLSRKLQSIQDIDELTKMLRAASEYEERKMIRAAIRQVRDEQQQGTVERGKALGRCGEPESVEPQSTMGTGETERESHSERIRSQIREFSGQQTQQSRELQRIGSNSGMVLVLDHLVKDDGPGPLLIQPQREAVTTEPDLVLSHRQRSDSSASDRSGASVRSRSNLDSAASEKSVGSAYRARLDSGASDRSQSPSQRSRRGSGASERSVSSLTHVRQRLGSDVSDSGARPRLGSGASDSVGVLSRKRTDSGTSDQSVSMSSEERGPAEEAEVATSGSTCSTDSESESRNQGPANTQAQSNQDRIIDQEQPDGAFLSRRDPANGLLNGSAKVKNDFQKQTMTGNSALPLTHDKGKDSAPEKKDVILEQFNRTNSVRDRMRKFTEPSQSPNVPSLKKTPLRNGTTSGSSGQTNLSRAAELFTHTTASLSTSGDRPARPRVDSTSHTSAASQSQATPQPGGGPNKPLSSAGQWQNSMGGMRHPAEKDEHASSNSKEDGTPVRAAGQQVTQGEADPDMKTFLTIEIKDGRTTTSSTSSTRGNIVPITNMAPRITTNALGQRAELTLGLRATPFKISSSSLSSGSSIKMETEPVVASEPVYSAGPSAQVVCNVPAIPNGSSTQTKTDERSGKLTAEQLAAIEDEELLDKMLDESKDFEERKMIRAAMRDLRKRKRDQREKERETRLQELRQQREERTQKGRTGVGAGEVVMRKVEKSADGSSHSQVTKTDRFASSDDGSRSTRSTVVEASYVQKTDRGTVQSKSYSYSSSTSSSSSSNTSKKVGSVFDREDDTSSRSGSSGLAAVERRQAERRKELMRAQTLPKTSAMQARKAMIEKLEKEGGGPGNQAVAKVNKVQRSTSFGVPNANSIKQMLLDWCRAKTRSYEHVDIQNFSSSWSNGMAFCALVHNFFPESFDYSSLSPSNRRQNFEVAFSTAEKLVDCPQLLDVDDMVKMREPDWKCVYTYLQEFYRGLVTKGLVKTKNSS; translated from the exons CTGGATGGAACCGTGGATCTGGACGAGAGACGCCTCATCCGTTCAGCCATCCGGGAGTTGAGGAGGAGGGAGATTGAGGACATGGAGGCCGCTCTGGCCAGCAAGAGATTTCGACCCACACGCCTCAAACAGCAGGAAGACAAGGAGAACCAGCACAG gtCTGAATCCAGCGACAACTTGGACGTGCTGTCACGAAAACTGCAATCAATCCAGGACATCGATGAGCTCACGAAAATG cTCCGTGCTGCCAGTGAGtatgaggagaggaagatgatCAGAGCAGCCATCCGTCAAGTCCGAGATGAACAGCAGCAAG GGACTGTGGAGCGGGGTAAAGCTCTGGGTCGCTGTGGGGAGCCTGAGAGTGTGGAGCCTCAGAGCACCATGGGAACCGGG GAGACAGAGCGGGAGAGTCACAGTGAGCGTATCAGATCTCAGATCCGGGAGTTTAGCGGCCAGCAGACACAACAaagcagagagctgcagaggatAG GCTCCAACTCAGGCATGGTGTTGGTTCTTGATCACCTGGTGAAGGACGATGGCCCCGGACCTCTGCTGATCCAGCCTCAGAGAGAGGCTGTGACCACGGAGCCGGACCTGGTCCTGTCTCATCGTCAAAGGTCTGACTCCTCAGCTTCAGACCGCAGTGGGGCCTCTGTGCGTTCTAGGTCCAATCTGGATTCTGCGGCCTCAGAGAAGAGCGTGGGCTCAGCCTACAGAGCCCGGCTGGACTCTGGAGCTTCAGACAGAAGCCAGAGTCCCTCTCAGCGCAGTCGGCGAGGCTCTGGGGCATCAGAACGAAGCGTCAGCTCCCTGACCCATGTCAGACAGAGACTGGGTTCAGATGTCTCCGATTCTGGCGCCAGGCCCCGTTTGGGCTCCGGGGCTTCAGACAGCGTTGGTGTGTTGTCAAGGAAACGGACTGACTCTGGGACATCTGACCAAAGTGTAAGTATGTCCTCTGAGGAGAGAGGTCCAGCTGAGGAGGCGGAGGTCGCTACAAGTGGGTCAACTTGCAGCACAGATTCAGAATCCGAGAGCAGAAACCAAGGTCCAGCCAACACTCAGGCTCAGTCCAACCAGGACCGCATCATTGACCAGGAGCAGCCGGATGGGGCCTTTTTATCCCGGAGAGATCCTGCAAATGGACTGCTCAACGGCAGCGCCAAGGTAAAGAACGACTTCCAGAAACAAACG aTGACAGGTAACAGTGCCCTGCCCCTTACTCATGACAAAGGAAAGGACTCTG CACCTGAGAAGAAAGATGTAATATTGGAACAGTTCAACCGCACCAACTCTGTGCGGGATCGAATGCGCAAGTTCACGGAGCCCAGCCAGAGCCCAAATGTCCCAAGTTTGAAGAAAACTCCTCTGAGGAACGGGACCACCTCCGGCAGCAGTGGCCAGACGAATCTCTCCAGAGCGGCTGAGCTGtttacacacacaacagcaTCCCTCAGCACATCTGGAGACAGGCCAGCAAGGCCACGTGTGGACTCCACATCTCACACCTCTGCCGCATCCCAAAGTCAGGCCACACCTCAACCGGGAGGCGGGCCTAACAAACCTCTGTCCTCAGCTGGCCAATGGCAGAACTCCATGGGTGGGATGAGGCATCCAGCTGAAAAAGATGAGCATGCCTCCAGCAACTCAAAGGAAGACGGGACCCCAGTGAGAGCAGCTGGACAGCAGGTCACCCAGGGAGAGGCAGACCCGGACATGAAGACTTTCCTCACCATCGAGATCAAGGATGGGcgcaccaccacctcctccacatCCTCCACTCGGGGCAACATCGTACCCATCACCAACATGGCACCACGCATCACCACTAATGCTCTGGGACAGCGAGCAG agctgaccCTTGGCCTCAGAGCTACACCGTTCAAGATCTCTTCATCGAGCCTCTCCTCTGGATCCTCCATCAAG atggagacagagcCCGTTGTGGCCTCAGAGCCGGTGTATTCAGCTGGACCGTCTGCCCAGGTGGTGTGTAATGTCCCCGCCATCCCCAACGGCTCCAGCACTCAGACCAAAACAGATGAGCGCTCCGGAAAACTGACTGCCGAACAGCTGGCTGCTATCGAGGATGAGGAGCTCCTCGATAAAATG CTCGATGAGTCAAAAGACTttgaggagaggaagatgatCCGTGCGGCCATGAGAGACCTTcgcaagagaaagagag ACCAAAGAGAAAAGGAGCGCGAGACACGTCTGCAGGAGCTCCGGCAGCAGAGGGAAGAGCGAACACAGAAAGGCCGCACTGGGGTCGGAGCAGGAGAGGTGGTGATGAGGAAAGTGGAGAAGTCCGCGGATGGCTCTAGCCACAGCCAAGTCACCAAGACAGACCGCTTCGCTTCATCTg atGATGGGAGCAGATCAACACGCAGCACTGTCGTCGAGGCCAGTTATGTGCAGAAAACAGACA GAGGGACAGTCCAGTCAAAGTCATACAGCTACAGCTCTTCcacatcatcctcctcctcctccaacacAAGCAAAAAAGTGGGCAG TGTTTTTGATCGGGAAGACGACACATCGTCTCGCAGTGGCAGCAGCGGGCTGGCCGCAGTGGAGCGAAGGCAGGCAGAGCGGCGCAAGGAGTTAATGAGGGCACAGACACTGCCGAAGACCTCTGCCATGCAGGCCCGCAAAGCCATGATAGAGAAGCTGGAGAAGGAGGGAGGCGG cCCTGGAAATCAGGCGGTGGCCAAGGTAAACAAGGTCCAGCGTTCCACCAGCTTTGGTGTACCCAACGCGAACTCCATCAAGCAGATGCTGCTCGACTGGTGCCGTGCCAAGACCCGCTCTTATGAG CACGTCGACATTCAGAACTTTTCATCCAGCTGGAGTAACGGCATGGCATTTTGTGCCCTGGTGCACAACTTTTTCCCTGAATCCTTTGACTACAGCTCTCTGAGCCCGAGCAACCGCAGGCAAAACTTTGAGGTGGCCTTCAGCACTGCAGA GAAACTAGTGGACTGTCCCCAGCTGTTGGATGTGGACGACATGGTGAAGATGCGCGAGCCAGATTGGAAGTGTGTGTATACGTACCTGCAGGAGTTCTACAGGGGTCTGGTGACGAAGGGCCTGGTTAAAACCAAAAACTCCTCCTAG